One genomic window of Misgurnus anguillicaudatus chromosome 12, ASM2758022v2, whole genome shotgun sequence includes the following:
- the LOC129446666 gene encoding stromelysin-2-like — MEHLTVLALAIAVCLALCNASPLMTTPDDRQIAEDDRLEIPALNGVGESADKPEPKSEPNPFSDLSNAPEPCNPNLVFDAATSILGELYFFKNRYYWKKGYYSGLSQHKISSLWPSINSVDAAYTAKDRTTTVLFKGQQYWVVKGSEILYPQPISNFGFPLYVKKIDAAIYVASTDETLFFVGSNYWSYNGQTGILDLPKSIQHYIPGIGSRVDAAFENGGYLYFSNGAQQFEYDFSAKRVNRVLKNYDWLNCY; from the exons ATGGAGCACCTGACAGTTCTCGCTCTGGCAATAGCCGTGTGCTTAGCTCTTTGTAACGCTTCTCCACTGATGACAACGCCAGATGACCGTCAAATAGCAGAG GATGACCGACTCGAGATCCCGGCTCTGAATG GGGTTGGAGAATCTGCAGATAAACCTGAGCCAAAGTCTGAGCCAAATCCATTTTCTGACCTGAGCAACGCACCTGAGCCATGCAATCCTAACTTAGTGTTTGATGCAGCAACCAGCATTTTGGGAGAACTGTACTTCTTTAAAAATAG ATACTACTGGAAGAAAGGATATTACAGTGGACTTTCACAGCATAAAATAAGCTCTTTGTGGCCGTCTATTAATTCGGTTGATGCTGCTTACACAGCGAAGGACAGAACCACTACCGTCCTCTTTAAAG GTCAGCAGTACTGGGTTGTCAAAGGCAGCGAAATCTTATATCCCCAACCCATTTCCAACTTTGGGTTTCCCTTGTATGTGAAAAAGATTGATGCAGCCATATATGTGGCATCCACAGATGAAACTCTGTTCTTTGTCGGAAGCAACTATTGGAG CTACAATGGACAGACAGGTATACTGGACCTTCCTAAAAGCATTCAGCATTATATACCTGGAATTGGGTCACGTGTGGATGCTGCATTTGAAAATGGTG GTTACCTGTATTTCTCAAATGGTGCACAGCAATTTGAGTATGACTTCAGCGCAAAACGAGTGAATCGTGTTCTGAAGAATTATGATTGGTTGAACTGCTACTAA
- the LOC141369082 gene encoding stromelysin-1-like, whose translation MENLTVLALAIAVCLALCNASPLMTSPDDRQIAEDYLAQFYKDPDVTQPNGRSLDLPNFEKDLKGMQEFFGLEVTGKLDTNTLEVMKQPRCGVSDVARYVHFNGKPRWKQSVVTYRITQYTLKLRKSEVDATIAKAFKLYSDVIPLDFKQIYSGTADIMILFKARNHGDSKPFDGPGQVLAHANPPGPKKGGDTHFDEDEKWTLSSQGINLFLVAAHEFGHALGLDHSEDRSALMFKNYQYVNTNGYKLPEDDRLGIQALYGVRGSTDKPKPKPEPKPEPCNPDLVFDAATSIWGDLYFFKNGYYWKKGYYSGLSQHKISSLWPSIDSVDAAYTAKDKKTAFLFKGQQYWGVRDGKILPGYPKPISSIGFPSYVKKIDAAVYVAYTDETLFFVGSKYWSYNGRTGKLGLSKRIQDNFPGIGSRVDAAFENGGYMYFSNGAQQFEYDFRAKRVNRVLKNYAWLNCY comes from the exons ATGGAGAACCTGACAGTTCTCGCTCTGGCAATTGCCGTGTGCTTAGCTCTTTGTAACGCTTCCCCACTGATGACATCGCCAGATGACCGTCAAATAGCAGAA gaTTATTTAGCACAATTCTACAAGGATCCTGATGTGACTCAGCCGAATGGCAGAAGTTTAGACCTTCCCAATTTTGAGAAAGATCTGAAAGGCATGCAAGAGTTTTTTGGACTGGAGGTCACAGGCAAGCTGGACACAAACACTCTGGAGGTGATGAAACAACCGCGCTGCGGTGTCAGTGATGTGGCGAGATACGTCCACTTTAATGGGAAGCCCAGGTGGAAGCAAAGTGTTGTAACATACAG AATAACTCAATACACATTGAAGTTGCGCAAGAGTGAAGTAGACGCCACTATCGCTAAAGCCTTCAAGCTGTACAGTGATGTCATTCCTCTCGATTTCAAACAGATCTACAGCGGCACAGCCGATATCATGATTCTCTTCAAAGCAAGAA ATCATGGAGATAGCAAACCGTTTGATGGACCCGGTCAGGTTCTGGCTCACGCCAACCCTCCTGGTCCAAAAAAAGGAGGAGATACACACTTTGATGAGGATGAGAAATGGACATTAAGTTCACAAG GTATCAACCTGTTTTTGGTGGCTGCCCATGAATTTGGTCATGCGCTAGGATTAGATCACTCTGAAGATCGATCGGCTCTCATGTTTAAAAATTACCAATATGTCAACACAAATGGCTATAAACTTCCCGAGGATGACCGACTTGGGATCCAGGCTCTGTATG GGGTACGAGGATCTACAGATAAACCTAAACCAAAGCCTGAGCCAAAACCAGAGCCATGCAATCCTGACTTAGTTTTTGATGCAGCAACCAGCATTTGGGGAGATCTGTACTTCTTTAAAAATGG ATACTACTGGAAGAAAGGATATTACAGTGGACTTTCACAGCATAAAATAAGCTCTTTGTGGCCATCTATTGATTCTGTTGATGCTGCTTACACAGCGAAGGACAAAAAAACTGCCTTCCTCTTTAAAG GTCAGCAGTACTGGGGTGTCAGAGATGGCAAAATCTTACCTGGATATCCCAAACCCATTTCCAGCATTGGGTTTCCCTCTTATGTGAAAAAGATTGATGCAGCCGTATATGTGGCATACACTGATGAAACTCTGTTCTTTGTTGGAAGCAAATATTGGAG CTACAATGGACGGACAGGTAAACTGGGCTTATCTAAAAGAATTCAAGATAATTTCCCTGGAATTGGGTCACGTGTGGATGCTGCTTTTGAAAATGGTG GTTACATGTATTTCTCAAATGGTGCACAGCAATTTGAGTATGACTTCAGAGCAAAACGAGTGAATCGTGTTCTGAAGAATTATGCATGGTTGAACTGCTACTAA
- the LOC129446667 gene encoding stromelysin-1-like yields the protein MENLTVLALAIAVCLALCNASPLMTSPDDRQIAEDYLAQFYKDPDVIQPNGRSLDLPNFEKDLKGMQEFFGLEVTGKLDTNTLEVMKQPRCGVSDLARYVHFDGKPRWKQSVVTYRITQYTLKLRKSEVDATIAKAFKLYSDVIPLDFKQIYSGTADIMILFKARYHGDIEPFDGPGKDLAHAFPPGPKEGGDTHFDEDEKWTLSSQGINLFLVAAHEFGHALGLDHSEDRSALMFKNYQYVNTNGYKLPEDDRLGIQALYGVRGSTDKPKPKPEPKPEPCNPDLVFDAATSIWGELYFFKNGYYWKKGYYSGLSQHKISSLWPSIDSVDAAYTAKDKKTAFLFKGQQYWGVRDGKILPGYPKPISSIGFPSYVKKIDAAVYVASTDETLFFVGSKYWSYNGRTGKLGLSKRIRDNFPGIGSRVDAAFENGGYLYFSNGAQQFEYDFRAKRVNRVLKNYGWLNCY from the exons ATGGAGAACCTGACAGTTCTCGCTCTGGCAATTGCCGTGTGCTTAGCTCTTTGTAACGCTTCCCCACTGATGACATCGCCAGATGACCGTCAAATAGCAGAA gatTATTTAGCACAATTCTACAAGGATCCTGATGTGATTCAGCCAAATGGCAGAAGTTTAGACCTTCCCAATTTTGAGAAAGATCTGAAAGGCATGCAAGAGTTTTTTGGACTGGAGGTCACAGGCAAGCTGGACACAAACACTCTGGAGGTGATGAAACAACCGCGCTGCGGTGTCAGTGATTTGGCAAGATACGTCCACTTTGATGGGAAGCCCAGGTGGAAGCAAAGTGTTGTAACATACAG AATAACTCAATACACATTGAAGTTGCGCAAGAGTGAAGTAGACGCCACTATCGCTAAAGCCTTCAAGCTGTACAGTGATGTCATTCCTCTCGATTTCAAACAGATCTACAGCGGCACAGCCGATATCATGATTCTCTTCAAAGCAAGAT ATCATGGAGATATCGAACCGTTTGATGGACCCGGTAAGGATCTGGCACACGCCTTCCCTCCTGGTCCAAAAGAAGGAGGAGATACACACTTTGATGAGGATGAGAAATGGACATTAAGTTCACAAG GTATCAACCTGTTTTTGGTGGCTGCCCATGAATTCGGTCACGCGCTAGGATTAGATCACTCTGAAGATCGATCGGCTCTCATGTTTAAAAATTACCAATATGTCAACACAAATGGCTATAAACTTCCCGAGGATGACCGACTTGGGATCCAGGCTCTGTATG GGGTACGAGGATCTACAGATAAACCTAAACCAAAGCCTGAGCCAAAACCAGAGCCATGCAATCCTGACTTAGTTTTTGATGCAGCAACCAGCATTTGGGGAGAACTGTACTTCTTTAAAAATGG ATACTACTGGAAGAAAGGATATTACAGTGGACTTTCACAGCATAAAATAAGCTCTTTGTGGCCATCTATTGATTCTGTTGATGCTGCTTACACAGCGAAGGACAAAAAAACTGCCTTCCTCTTTAAAG GTCAGCAGTACTGGGGTGTCAGAGATGGCAAAATCTTACCTGGATATCCCAAACCCATTTCCAGCATTGGGTTTCCCTCTTATGTGAAAAAGATCGATGCAGCCGTATATGTGGCATCCACTGATGAAACTCTGTTCTTTGTTGGAAGCAAATATTGGAG CTACAATGGACGGACAGGTAAACTGGGCTTATCTAAAAGAATTCGAGATAATTTCCCTGGAATTGGGTCACGTGTGGATGCTGCTTTTGAAAATGGTG GTTACCTGTATTTCTCAAATGGTGCACAACAATTTGAGTATGACTTCAGAGCAAAACGAGTGAATCGTGTTCTGAAGAATTATGGATGGTTGAACTGCTACTAA